The following DNA comes from bacterium.
GCCAGCCGTGGCGCTGCCAGGGTCCGGGGTCGAGGCCGGCCAGGGCGGCCTCCGGGTCGCCCCGCCGCAGTGGACCCCAGCCCAGCCAGAGCGCGATGAGCACCAGCGGCGGCACGCTGAGGAGGAGGAGGGGCAGGGTGAAACCCAGATAAGGCATGTCCACCCCGCCGCCGATGATCATGACGGGCAGGTTGACCGGCGGCGCCACCATGCCGAGCAGGGCGGCCAGGGCGATGAAAGCGCCCACCCTGCGGCGGTCCATGCCCATGCGCAGCATGGGCGGCGCGGCGATGGCGCCGGTCGTCAGGACGCTGGCCGTGGTGAGGCCGGTGAGGGTGCCGGGGAAGGCGACGAAGGCGGCCAGCAGCACGGCCAGCAGGGCCGGGCGCCGGCCCAGGCGGGCCAGGATCAGCCAACTGAGCGAGGCGAGCAGACCGTTGCCTTCGATCACCTTCATGAACAGCAGGGCGGTGGCCATGATCAGGATGGGATCGATGTAGATGAATCCCCCTTCGACCAGATGGCGCCAGACCGAGCTGCCGGGCTCGACCAGGCCGCCCTGCGTCGTGGTCCACAGCGGCAGGCCCGTCACCAGGCCCCCCGCCAGCGCCGCGGCGGCCAGGGCGAGACCCAGGGGCCAGCGCCGCCAGAGGAAGAGCGCGACGAAGATGAGGAGCATGACGCCCAGCGGCCACAAGGTCACGGCCGCCTCGCGGGGCGGGCGGCGGGCCGGCAGTCCTTGGCCACCGCGGCCGGCGTGCGCGCCTCGCGGGGTGGCACGGGCAGGCCCCAACGCTTGGCCAGGCGCACGATGTCGCTCAAGTGCAGGACAGGCAGGCCCTCCTGCCAATAAAGCTGCATGACGCCGACC
Coding sequences within:
- a CDS encoding TRAP transporter large permease subunit codes for the protein MTLWPLGVMLLIFVALFLWRRWPLGLALAAAALAGGLVTGLPLWTTTQGGLVEPGSSVWRHLVEGGFIYIDPILIMATALLFMKVIEGNGLLASLSWLILARLGRRPALLAVLLAAFVAFPGTLTGLTTASVLTTGAIAAPPMLRMGMDRRRVGAFIALAALLGMVAPPVNLPVMIIGGGVDMPYLGFTLPLLLLSVPPLVLIALWLGWGPLRRGDPEAALAGLDPGPWQRHGWRLLLPVLLVLVLMGGPRLWPGHFPSLGLPLIFVLASLLGLRVGERLRPLDVARAALRQALPVMAILVGVGCFIQIMTVSGLRGGLVIAVLQLPEWAAWLGMLAGLPLFGAVSAFGSASVLGVPFLLAMLGRPEIWVGAGLSLLAALGDLMPPTALSGIFAAQVVDEPDYLRVLRVCLLPALAIGLWALALIYFGGPMADWLGGR